CCATGCGCACAGCGTTCGCGGCCGCTTTCTTGCGCTCGGCGGCGGGCGCAGGGTCGGGTGCCGCTGCGACGGCCGGCGGCGCGCTGAAACGGTTGGCGCCCGTACGCGCCGGCGTGACGGGCGGCGGCATCGTTGCATGCCGATGTCCGCGCGCGAACAAGGGCAGCCGCGCCGCTCCCGTGGATTCCGAGGTGCTCGTCGCGGTTGCCCTTACCGGCTGCTCGCGCCGCCCTGCCGGCGACGCAACGGCCGGCTCGGGGCGACAGCCCGGCGCAGCAGCCGGCCCCGGACGCCCGGCGTCCGGCACCGGCCCGACATGCGCGATATCGAGCGCGTTCAGCAACGGCCAGCGCAGTGCGGCTTGCTTCGCTTCGTCGTCGCGTGCGACTTCCTGGTATTGCCCGGCGTCGCCACCGAAGCGTCGGAACAGATTACCGACGTCGTCTGAAACGCTCATGATGTTTCCTCTACTTGTCCTGCGCATCGCTGCACTTCCACTGCTCGTGCCGTCGGCGCCCCCTGTTTCACTGAATGGTTAACGTCTTCGAGGACGCCAAGTTTAGTCAGCGCGCATTAGTCGGTCATGACAGCCTGAATTCGTACGCGTGCGCGTTCGCGCTTGGATGTTCCTGCAACGCTAGCGAGCCCGCGCCCAGTTCGCGCAACCAGTGCTGATACGCCCCTTCGAGAAACGCCGATGCCCACGGCGCCGCCCGCTCGCCAAATGCGGCAAGCGGTGCGCAGCTATGCTCGATGGAAAGATAGTCGTCCCGCTCGACAACACGCACAAAGCCCCAGTCGAGTTCCGACCAGATGCCGTTGAGAAAGGAAGCGAGGTCGTCGAGCGTCGTGCATCCGGTGGCGGGATACCGTGCGGCGAAGCGCACACCGATGCGCGCCATCAGCGTGCGCAGTTGCGAGGTATCAAGCTGAGTCTCGAATTCTTCGGCTAGCGCGCTGAGAAAGCCACGCCATTGCACTGAAGTCTGATGTCGCGTGTAATAGTCGAGCAGGGGTGCCGTGTGTTCGTCTTGCATGTACGAGAGGTTGATTGCGTATGCGTATGATTGACGGGCATGGAACTCGTAAACCAGTATCGAACACCGTTACGTCGACAGCCTGATTTGTTGAGTGAACCGTCAAAATGGGCGCCGCCAGCATAGCATCGTTCAGATGCCGATAAAAAGGCAACCGGCACGGTTGCCGATGTGGAAAGCGGGCGACGGGCGAATATTGTGCGCTTGCTCTTTTGCAGGGGCTCTGTGCAGTTGAACGAGTGCTTCATTCGCTTGCGCGTTCTTTCCGCGCCTTACCAATAAATGCGGCTTTCTGCATGCTTCAATTGAAATGCTTCGGGAGTCAGACGATGAAGATCAACGACGAACGCGCCATTCAGTTTCTCGGCGCCATACGCAAGCCATTACTGGTGCTGCATAAGGCAATACTCGATCACGAGCGCGCATTGTATGAGAAGGAGTTCGGTCCCGTCACGCCTGCCGCCTTCCTGCAAGTGCTGATCAACGGTACGGGGTTTCGCTGGTTGACTCCGTTGTCGACAGTTATCGCGAACGTCGACGAAATTCTCGACGACGAAAAGGCCACGAGCGCCGACCGCGTAGCGGCCATCGAAGCCGTCGCAGGTCTTTTCTCCGACGATTTACCAGGCAATATTTTCCTGCCGCGTTACCGGCAAATCCTGCAGGCCAGTCCCGAGATACTACATGCGCATGGACAAGTTGCGCCGCTCTTGAAGTCACTCGAAACAGGCGATTAATCTACTCGTTTGTTTCGCATTTGACTCGTTAATCATGGCGCGAATCTGCATCGCGAATCTTGCATGAATGCCGAACGGAGGGGCGTACGCATGACGCAGTGGATACTCGATCAGGAACTCACGTATTGCGGTCAGGCCGTACGCTATCGCACTTTCGGCGAGGGACCGCCCGTCGTGCTGATTCACGGTACGCCCTTTTCATCGTTCGTATGGCATCGGATTGCGCCGCATCTCGCGCGCGATCGCAAGGTTCATGTGTATGACCTGCTCGGCTATGGGCAATCTGAACGGCGCGATGGCCAGGACGTCTCGTTGGGCGTGCAGAACGGCTTGCTCGCCGCCCTGCTCGACCACTGGCAACTGGACGCACCGGATGTCATCGCGCATGACTTCGGCGGCGCGACGGCGCTGCGCGCGCATCTGATCGACGGCTGCGACTATGCGAGCCTCACGCTGATCGATCCCGTCGCCGTCGCTCCGTGGGGGTCGCCGTTCGTGCGACACGTGCGCGAGCATGCAGCGGCTTTCGAGGGGCTGCCCGCTTATATTCACGAGGCCGTCGTCAATGCGTACATTCGCGGTTCGATCGCGAGGACGATCGCAGCGCACGAGCTCGCGCCTTATGTGTCTCCGTGGCTCGGCGAAGTGGGGCAACCCGCCTTCTACCGGCAGATCGCCCAGATGGATCAGCGCTACACCGATGAAATCGAAGCGCGCTATCCGCAGGTGCGCTGCCGCACGCAGATCCTGTGGGGCGAGAACGATCAATGGATTCCGATCGAACGCGGCAGGCATCTGGCGGGCGTCATTCCCGATGCGCGCTTCGAGCCCGTGCCGAACGCCGGCCATCTTGTGCAGGAAGACGCGCCCGAGGCCGTCGTCGCCGCTGTGTTGCGCTGGATCGGTTGAGTATTGCGCGGCACGACGCTGCTTACGGCGTGTTGCAACCGCAAGCAAACAGAAAGGCTCCCGCGAAGCGCATTCGCCGGAGGCTCTCCGTTACGTATCACGTCGATGCGAAGCGCGGGTCAGCTGCGCTGATGCGGCAGATACGGCATCGGGTCGATCGGCTTGCCGTCGTGGCGCAACTCGAACAGCACGGACACGCGCGAGTTGTTCTCGTTGCCCATCTCGGCGATCTGCTGCCCTTTGCGCACGATGTCGCCCGTCTTCACGAGCAGCCTGCGGTTGTGCGCGTAGGCCGTCAGAAAATCCTTATTGTGCTGGACGATGATGAGGCTGCCGTATTCGTTCAGCCCGGTGCCTGCGTACATCACCTTGCCGTCGGCCGCGGCGCGGATCGGGTCGCCCGCCTTGCCGCCGATTTCGATGCCGCGCGTCTCGCCTGGCTGGAACCCTTCGACGACGTTGCCCTGCGCCGGCCAGATGAGCGTCACGCCTTTTGCGTGACGCGCCACCTCGGCATTCACTTCGCGTGCTTCGGCCGCGCTCGGCGCGGGTGCGCCCGGCGCAGGCGCGGCGGCGGCCGCCTTATCCGGGGTGCTGTTCGGCGCGTTGTTCGGCGCGTTCGTGGTGCCGGGATTATTCGAAGCGCTCGCCGCCCCGCCGCTCACCGTCGCATTCGACGCGCCGCTGGCAGCCGCTGCAGTTCCGTTTGCATTCGACGCTTTACCCGGCGACTGGCCCCCGGCCGGACCGGCAGGCACGGCGACCATCTTCACCGCATCCGGCGACGACACCTTCAGCGGCTGCCCGATATGCAGACGCGCGGACGACTTCAGATGATTCCACGCGACGATCTGCTTGACCGTCACGTTATGGCTGCGCGCGATGCGAGCCAGCGAATCGCCGCGACGCACCTTGTAGATCACGGGCGGCACCGACTGCGCGACCATCTGCGGCGCGGGCGCCGCGGCAGCCGGATCCGTTGCCGTTTGCGCGGTCGACGCCGCGTTGCTGTTTTTCGCGTCCTGCTCGCCGACATGCGCGCAGGCCCCCACCATCAAGGCGAGCGTGAAGCTCGCAAAACCGGCCCAGGTTCTGTCGAAACCATTCTTCGACATATGCTCTCCCGCATTATTTCGTTTATAGAGCGGATGCGCCCTTCGCCCGGCCAGCTGATGTCGCAGGACACCCGCTGACGGTGCGCAGCATGCCGCCTCATTGCGGCCTCAACCGTCCGGTCCACTGCCGGAATTCGCCTCTCTTGCGGAGCCGCGTCAAAGTGATGCGATCTTCCGTCAAAGGGGTCGGATTAGCCTTTTAAATCCAAGCCGCATTGTAAAGTGCAGGCCCCATAAAACGGGGCCCGGGAACACTTCGATACAAATTACCGGCTGTATTGCACGTACGCGTTCGCGATCGACAATCTTTCCGGCGCGTGTCATAACACCTGCTCTTTGTCATATCGGCAGGGAACGCGCGAAACTTGAGACGCGTGCGCCGTGGCAACGCCAATGGAGACAACGATGACCGCCGTACCCGAATCGAGAACGATCAGCGTGGCGATCGCGCGCGACTGGCGCGAGGTGTACTCGTTCATGGAACATCCGTTGTCGTTCGCGCAATGGGCGTCTGGGCTCGGCAAGCCGTTGCGCGGCGCAGGCGAAGAGTGGACCTTCGAAAACACGGACGGACATCCCGTCACCGTGTACTTCACGCCGCGCAATCCGTATGGCGTGCTCGATCATCGTGTGATCACGGCACGGGGCGACGAGATCTACGTGCCGATGCGCGTGATCCCGAACGGCAGCGGCGCCGAAGTGCTGCTTACCCTGTTACGGACGGCAAGCATGAGCGACGCGCAGTTCGCCGCCGACGCGCAATGGCTTGAACGCGACCTCGCCGAACTGAAGCGCTTTCTCGAGCAGCGATGACGCCGGGCGCAGACCGGCTTCGTTCAGGCGCGAAGGATCGTCACGCCTGACGCTTCGAAAGGCGCGGTTGTCGACTCTGGCGTGTCCTTCTCGACGAGGATCGCGCTCGCCGCGTCGATGCCCGCAATCATGTACGCCGACGCGGCATTCAGTTTTTCCGACGATGCCAGCACGACCGTTTCGGCCGCCCGCGCGACGAGCGCGCGCTTCACATACGCTTCTTCCAGATCACCCGTGCTCAACCCTGCTTCGCGATGGACACCCGTCACGCCCATGAAGTAGAGATCGGCGCGGATGTGGCCGAGCGCTTCGATGGCGGCCGCGCCGACCGTCACCATCGAATGACGGAACAGCCGCCCGCCGATCACGATGACTTCGAGCGCTTCGTGCTCCGCCAGTTCGACCGCGACGCTCGGACTGTGCGTGACGATGGTCGCGCGCAGGTCGATGGGCAGATGGCGCACCAGTTGAATGGCCGTGGTCCCGCCATCGACGAACGCGATCTGGCCCGGCGCGATCATCTGCGCGGCCGCCCGGCCGATCGCCGCCTTAGCCTTCGATCCGATCGCGCGGCGCCCCGCGAGATTCGCCACCGCCGGCGACGCAGCCAGT
This Paraburkholderia phymatum STM815 DNA region includes the following protein-coding sequences:
- a CDS encoding DeoR/GlpR family DNA-binding transcription regulator, producing MLTSQRKKLILDALKRDGQVLAKALSDTFGVSEDTVRRDLRELAAEGKLQRVHGGALAASPAVANLAGRRAIGSKAKAAIGRAAAQMIAPGQIAFVDGGTTAIQLVRHLPIDLRATIVTHSPSVAVELAEHEALEVIVIGGRLFRHSMVTVGAAAIEALGHIRADLYFMGVTGVHREAGLSTGDLEEAYVKRALVARAAETVVLASSEKLNAASAYMIAGIDAASAILVEKDTPESTTAPFEASGVTILRA
- a CDS encoding peptidoglycan DD-metalloendopeptidase family protein produces the protein MSKNGFDRTWAGFASFTLALMVGACAHVGEQDAKNSNAASTAQTATDPAAAAPAPQMVAQSVPPVIYKVRRGDSLARIARSHNVTVKQIVAWNHLKSSARLHIGQPLKVSSPDAVKMVAVPAGPAGGQSPGKASNANGTAAAASGASNATVSGGAASASNNPGTTNAPNNAPNSTPDKAAAAAPAPGAPAPSAAEAREVNAEVARHAKGVTLIWPAQGNVVEGFQPGETRGIEIGGKAGDPIRAAADGKVMYAGTGLNEYGSLIIVQHNKDFLTAYAHNRRLLVKTGDIVRKGQQIAEMGNENNSRVSVLFELRHDGKPIDPMPYLPHQRS
- a CDS encoding alpha/beta fold hydrolase; the protein is MTQWILDQELTYCGQAVRYRTFGEGPPVVLIHGTPFSSFVWHRIAPHLARDRKVHVYDLLGYGQSERRDGQDVSLGVQNGLLAALLDHWQLDAPDVIAHDFGGATALRAHLIDGCDYASLTLIDPVAVAPWGSPFVRHVREHAAAFEGLPAYIHEAVVNAYIRGSIARTIAAHELAPYVSPWLGEVGQPAFYRQIAQMDQRYTDEIEARYPQVRCRTQILWGENDQWIPIERGRHLAGVIPDARFEPVPNAGHLVQEDAPEAVVAAVLRWIG
- the bcsD gene encoding cellulose biosynthesis protein BcsD is translated as MQDEHTAPLLDYYTRHQTSVQWRGFLSALAEEFETQLDTSQLRTLMARIGVRFAARYPATGCTTLDDLASFLNGIWSELDWGFVRVVERDDYLSIEHSCAPLAAFGERAAPWASAFLEGAYQHWLRELGAGSLALQEHPSANAHAYEFRLS
- the bcsP gene encoding cellulose biosynthesis protein BcsP; translation: MSVSDDVGNLFRRFGGDAGQYQEVARDDEAKQAALRWPLLNALDIAHVGPVPDAGRPGPAAAPGCRPEPAVASPAGRREQPVRATATSTSESTGAARLPLFARGHRHATMPPPVTPARTGANRFSAPPAVAAAPDPAPAAERKKAAANAVRMAAAPVAAPAAPPVAAAPAAARPVPPVTPAFRVSALHHVAQSDPGPSCSGRRQSFGPAPFTGPVPEGTRDTAWQQGGSILSGLFGGKAAPSGALAAAPSKDLSTLFARLSRGPAAPARSLRDTLRTRFKADGEA